One region of Proteiniborus sp. DW1 genomic DNA includes:
- a CDS encoding ABC transporter permease: MYTEQDIINRDISETQFEFVQQDQKIYDQKIQGKPIGYLQDVWMRFKKNRANLVATTILITLIICSIIMPGLSGKEYIKLNEKISFLPPRVPVLEKFGIFDGTVLITDKPVDLSKMDEETGLYLPLGYNEKAVDISTLTNTRVESLDKAPNVIGGQSVLKLDHDSTSVTVESNEFYSLSMANNAYIEVDVFELDNTSNGKIEVLLQTEFGSDYRVIDTITETGKHKVMVFDLCKDLATDVVSKIRIRYSSDNKGSSAAIASISLFDDSSEEPILVDEGYELSIYKIADGKGSYVRQNSEMMIASFRYNRYIAAFDLTHELAFSSTEYDRLLEEWGDNVEIIPNPDNPEGWYFSEGFPIREVVRKNDTVTVDGKSYSSYEVYLDYAAYLGYDELPYFLFGTTQAGRDLFSLTWIALRTSLFIGLVVTFINVSIGVVYGAISGYYGGTVDLLMQRLSELIGNTPWLVVLSILVTLYNPGFKTLILTLVISGWTGPAATTRMQFYRYKGQEYVLASRTLGAKDSRLIFRHILPNGIGTIITSSILSIPGTIFTEASLSFLGYGIGHGQSFNILGVGFSGVSIGVLLSDARNFLVTQPYLTIFPAIIVSLLMITFNLFGNALRDAFNPSLRGVED; this comes from the coding sequence ATGTATACCGAACAAGACATTATAAACAGAGATATCTCCGAGACTCAATTCGAGTTTGTTCAACAGGATCAAAAAATATACGACCAAAAAATCCAAGGTAAGCCCATAGGCTACTTACAAGATGTTTGGATGAGGTTCAAAAAAAATAGAGCAAACTTGGTTGCAACTACAATATTAATAACTTTAATTATATGTTCGATCATTATGCCTGGATTATCAGGTAAAGAGTATATTAAGCTTAATGAGAAGATTTCTTTCTTACCTCCAAGGGTTCCGGTATTGGAGAAATTTGGTATTTTTGACGGTACTGTGCTCATAACTGACAAGCCTGTTGATTTGTCAAAAATGGACGAAGAAACAGGACTGTATTTACCTTTAGGATATAATGAAAAAGCCGTAGATATCAGCACTCTTACAAATACACGTGTAGAAAGTTTAGACAAAGCTCCAAACGTAATAGGAGGACAGTCAGTATTAAAATTAGATCATGACTCAACATCAGTTACTGTTGAATCCAATGAGTTTTATAGTTTATCTATGGCAAATAATGCCTATATTGAAGTAGATGTTTTTGAGTTAGACAATACTTCTAATGGGAAAATAGAGGTTCTTTTACAAACAGAGTTTGGTAGTGATTATAGGGTTATTGATACTATAACTGAAACTGGTAAGCACAAAGTTATGGTGTTTGATTTATGTAAAGACTTAGCTACTGATGTTGTATCTAAAATACGCATACGCTATAGCTCAGATAATAAGGGCTCATCTGCTGCAATTGCTAGCATATCATTATTTGATGATAGTAGTGAAGAGCCTATTTTAGTAGATGAAGGCTATGAACTATCTATCTATAAAATAGCTGATGGTAAAGGTTCATATGTGAGACAAAACTCTGAAATGATGATTGCATCTTTTAGATACAATAGATATATAGCTGCCTTTGACTTGACTCATGAATTGGCTTTTTCTTCAACTGAGTATGACAGATTGTTGGAAGAATGGGGAGACAATGTGGAAATAATCCCAAATCCTGACAATCCTGAAGGATGGTATTTTAGTGAAGGATTTCCTATTCGTGAAGTTGTAAGAAAGAACGATACAGTTACAGTAGATGGGAAAAGCTATTCCTCATATGAGGTCTACCTTGATTATGCCGCATATTTAGGGTATGACGAGTTGCCATACTTTTTATTTGGAACAACCCAAGCAGGGAGAGATTTATTCTCATTAACATGGATAGCACTTAGAACATCATTGTTTATAGGCTTAGTTGTAACTTTTATAAATGTAAGTATTGGAGTAGTATATGGAGCTATTTCTGGGTATTATGGAGGGACAGTTGACTTGTTAATGCAGCGTTTATCAGAGCTTATCGGTAATACTCCATGGTTAGTTGTTTTATCAATTTTAGTAACTTTATATAATCCAGGATTTAAGACTTTAATACTGACATTGGTGATATCTGGTTGGACAGGACCTGCTGCTACCACTAGAATGCAGTTTTATAGATACAAAGGACAAGAATATGTTCTAGCATCTAGGACATTGGGTGCAAAAGATTCACGTTTGATATTTAGACACATTTTACCTAATGGTATCGGTACAATTATTACATCAAGCATACTTTCAATACCTGGTACTATATTCACAGAGGCATCTTTATCATTTTTAGGATATGGTATTGGACATGGGCAGTCATTTAATATCCTAGGAGTAGGGTTCTCTGGTGTATCAATAGGTGTATTGTTATCTGATGCAAGGAACTTTTTAGTGACACAACCATATTTAACTATATTTCCTGCTATTATAGTTTCATTACTTATGATTACATTTAATTTATTTGGTAATGCATTAAGAGATGCATTTAACCCATCACTGAGAGGGGTTGAAGACTAA
- a CDS encoding oligopeptide/dipeptide ABC transporter ATP-binding protein, with protein MSKLIDKKKKLIVEDLSISFRTVTGEVKAVRDISFDLYEGETLAIVGESGSGKSVTARAIMGILAGNSIVENGKILYEGEDLLKITEEQFHKIRGSKIGMIYQDPLSSLNPIMKVGKQITEGLLLNGNHLKNKIEKLYNKERIAYMVIKREIGILKEKVKENKKKKLPYEDLKAQISKLKGQLPVAKKNMIEAKKEATKVVMKEYKEEKAKYLEEIKKIRLNSEGLDKEAVKEKIAQKKEELRRVKKVTKKEAKEKAIQVMKEVGIPEPEKRFKQYPFQFSGGMRQRIVIAIVLTANPDVLICDEPTTALDVTIQSQILELIKRLKKERNLSVIFITHDLGVVANIADRVAVMYAGKIQEIGTTEEVFYTPKHPYTWALLGSMPDLTSKDKLLTIPGTPPDMRFPPKGDAFALRSNFAMKIDFEEQPPMFKVSDTHYAATWLLHKNAPAVEMPAILQERILRMKEMTEEMKKELVEDEKQLVY; from the coding sequence ATGAGCAAACTAATTGATAAAAAGAAAAAATTAATAGTAGAAGACTTATCTATATCATTTAGAACAGTTACTGGAGAAGTTAAGGCAGTAAGAGATATTAGCTTTGATTTGTACGAAGGTGAAACTTTGGCAATAGTTGGAGAATCTGGTTCAGGCAAGTCAGTAACTGCTAGAGCAATTATGGGAATATTAGCAGGAAATAGTATAGTTGAAAATGGGAAAATCCTCTACGAAGGTGAGGATCTCTTAAAGATAACAGAAGAACAGTTCCATAAAATACGTGGTAGTAAAATAGGAATGATTTATCAAGATCCTCTGTCTAGCTTGAACCCTATAATGAAAGTAGGTAAGCAAATTACTGAAGGACTATTACTAAATGGGAATCACCTTAAAAACAAAATAGAGAAGTTATATAACAAAGAAAGAATAGCTTATATGGTGATTAAGCGAGAGATAGGGATTTTGAAAGAAAAGGTTAAGGAGAATAAGAAGAAAAAATTACCTTATGAAGATCTTAAAGCACAGATTAGTAAACTAAAAGGCCAGCTTCCAGTGGCTAAGAAGAATATGATTGAAGCTAAGAAAGAAGCTACAAAAGTAGTTATGAAAGAATACAAAGAGGAAAAAGCGAAATATTTAGAAGAAATAAAGAAGATTCGCTTAAATAGTGAGGGGCTAGATAAAGAGGCAGTTAAGGAGAAAATAGCTCAAAAGAAGGAAGAGCTCAGACGTGTTAAAAAAGTTACTAAAAAAGAAGCCAAAGAAAAGGCAATACAAGTTATGAAAGAGGTTGGTATTCCAGAACCTGAAAAAAGGTTTAAACAGTACCCATTCCAGTTTTCTGGAGGAATGCGTCAGCGTATAGTTATTGCTATAGTGTTAACTGCTAATCCAGATGTACTTATATGTGATGAGCCAACAACAGCTTTAGACGTTACAATCCAATCGCAGATATTAGAGCTTATTAAGAGGTTGAAGAAAGAACGTAATCTGAGTGTTATTTTTATAACTCACGATTTAGGTGTTGTTGCTAATATTGCTGATAGAGTAGCTGTTATGTATGCTGGTAAGATACAAGAAATAGGCACTACTGAAGAAGTATTCTACACTCCAAAGCATCCATATACATGGGCACTACTTGGTTCAATGCCAGATTTAACTTCTAAGGACAAACTACTGACTATACCAGGAACACCTCCAGATATGAGGTTTCCTCCTAAAGGTGACGCCTTTGCTCTTAGAAGCAACTTTGCTATGAAAATAGATTTTGAAGAGCAGCCGCCTATGTTTAAGGTATCGGATACACATTATGCTGCTACTTGGCTATTGCATAAGAATGCCCCTGCTGTTGAAATGCCAGCTATACTTCAAGAAAGAATACTTAGAATGAAAGAAATGACTGAAGAAATGAAAAAGGAGTTAGTTGAAGATGAGAAACAGCTTGTATACTAA
- a CDS encoding ATP-binding cassette domain-containing protein: MRNSLYTNNKNEISNDESMPVLSVKNLKKHFKSGYGKQKLVVKAVDNVSFDIYRGEVFGLVGESGCGKTTLGRTLIGLNQPTDGTIEFMGVPIAEGIDSNIQAIRNAKKILKTENDAAKIQEAKQVIEFNKKEIKRKKRISPRANYELMNKMQMIFQDPIASLDPRMTVKEIIAEGLRISGVKKDSVINEKVNEVLEIVGLVPEHANRYPHEFSGGQRQRIGIARALIINPSFLIADEPISALDVSIQAQIINLLNDLRKELGLTILFIAHDLSVVKYISDRIGVMYFGKMVELASSDELFKNPLHPYTKSLLSAVPLPDPYYEKHRRRIVYDGKSAHDYSKEEPVLHEITKGHFVLANSEELEKYRKELDI; this comes from the coding sequence ATGAGAAACAGCTTGTATACTAATAATAAGAATGAAATAAGTAACGATGAGTCTATGCCAGTACTTAGCGTTAAGAATTTAAAAAAGCATTTTAAATCAGGTTATGGAAAACAAAAGCTAGTAGTTAAGGCTGTTGATAATGTGAGTTTCGATATTTACAGAGGTGAAGTTTTTGGTTTAGTTGGTGAATCGGGTTGTGGAAAAACAACTTTGGGGAGAACTTTAATTGGGCTAAATCAACCAACAGACGGAACAATCGAGTTTATGGGTGTTCCTATAGCAGAGGGTATAGATTCAAATATTCAGGCTATACGCAATGCAAAAAAAATCCTCAAAACTGAAAATGATGCTGCAAAGATACAAGAAGCAAAACAGGTTATTGAATTCAACAAGAAAGAGATAAAAAGAAAGAAGCGTATCAGTCCAAGGGCTAATTATGAGTTAATGAATAAGATGCAGATGATATTCCAAGATCCTATTGCATCTCTTGACCCAAGGATGACTGTAAAGGAGATTATTGCTGAAGGCTTAAGAATTTCTGGTGTAAAGAAGGATTCGGTAATAAATGAAAAAGTTAATGAGGTGTTAGAAATTGTTGGTTTAGTACCTGAACATGCAAATAGATATCCTCATGAATTCAGTGGTGGACAGCGTCAAAGAATTGGTATTGCAAGAGCTTTAATAATTAACCCAAGTTTCTTAATAGCAGATGAACCAATAAGTGCTTTAGATGTATCAATACAGGCTCAAATTATAAACCTTTTAAATGATCTGCGTAAAGAATTAGGGCTAACAATATTGTTTATTGCTCATGATCTATCTGTAGTTAAGTATATTAGTGATAGAATTGGGGTTATGTATTTCGGTAAGATGGTCGAACTTGCATCATCTGATGAGCTATTTAAAAACCCATTGCACCCTTATACTAAGTCATTGCTATCTGCAGTACCATTACCTGATCCATATTATGAAAAACACAGAAGAAGAATAGTTTATGATGGAAAATCTGCTCATGATTATTCTAAAGAAGAACCAGTGCTGCATGAGATTACAAAGGGTCATTTTGTTCTTGCTAACTCGGAAGAATTAGAAAAATACAGAAAAGAGCTGGATATTTAA
- a CDS encoding DUF3899 domain-containing protein, whose product MDMKSFLSIIVISIIIVMLLMYVIYGFDMRLMYLSNVFFFVGVVYFFLGLIFITNATEVFSGIGYLSRKAFSKDKGDGSDFKSFYDYKEYKENRRDEKYKNSNYNTRFKGLNVLIVGGVYILVSIVINMVI is encoded by the coding sequence ATGGATATGAAGAGTTTTTTATCCATAATAGTTATATCGATTATTATAGTGATGCTATTAATGTATGTCATATATGGTTTTGATATGAGATTAATGTATTTATCTAATGTATTTTTCTTTGTGGGTGTAGTATATTTTTTTCTTGGTTTAATCTTTATAACAAATGCAACTGAGGTATTTAGTGGCATTGGATATTTATCAAGAAAAGCTTTTTCAAAAGATAAGGGTGATGGGAGTGATTTCAAGTCATTCTATGATTATAAAGAATATAAGGAAAATAGGAGAGACGAGAAATATAAGAATTCAAACTATAACACTAGATTTAAAGGATTAAATGTGTTAATTGTTGGAGGAGTATATATTCTAGTATCTATTGTTATAAACATGGTTATTTGA
- a CDS encoding MerR family transcriptional regulator, protein MLKIGDFSKLSRISIRMLRHYDEIGLLVPKSTDSFTSYRYYSEEQLYIANRITELKNMGFSLATIGEILKNYDNPMALAEYLSVKRAEVKAESEEVNRRLLLLDTAIERLRKDDKAMNYNVTIKTLQERYVASIRQIIPSYEQEGILWEMMMRETAGLNMQVADPSYGMAIFHDEGYKESDVDVEIQMSVKGSYENTDHVVFKVVPAVEFASAIFKGSYEQLTSVHRAVAKWIRDNGYEFNGAMFCIYHVSPAETQNPNELVTEVCYPVRKK, encoded by the coding sequence ATGCTGAAAATAGGTGATTTTTCAAAACTGTCAAGGATCAGTATAAGGATGCTACGGCATTATGATGAAATCGGTCTGCTAGTGCCTAAAAGTACAGATAGCTTTACAAGCTACCGTTACTACAGTGAAGAACAGCTTTATATTGCTAACCGAATAACAGAGCTTAAGAACATGGGTTTCAGCCTTGCTACCATTGGAGAAATCTTAAAGAACTATGACAACCCCATGGCCTTGGCAGAATATTTGTCGGTGAAGCGGGCTGAGGTGAAGGCCGAATCGGAGGAAGTCAATCGTCGTCTGCTGCTCCTTGATACAGCCATAGAACGATTAAGAAAGGATGATAAAGCGATGAATTATAATGTTACCATTAAGACTTTACAGGAACGTTATGTTGCCAGTATTCGTCAGATAATACCTTCCTATGAACAAGAAGGCATTCTGTGGGAAATGATGATGCGGGAAACTGCTGGTTTGAATATGCAGGTTGCAGATCCTAGCTATGGAATGGCTATTTTTCATGATGAAGGGTATAAAGAAAGTGATGTAGATGTGGAAATACAGATGTCTGTTAAAGGCTCCTATGAAAACACTGATCATGTAGTGTTCAAAGTAGTTCCTGCAGTGGAGTTTGCTTCTGCCATATTTAAAGGAAGCTATGAGCAGCTTACATCGGTTCATAGGGCTGTTGCCAAGTGGATTCGTGATAACGGTTATGAGTTCAACGGAGCAATGTTCTGTATTTACCATGTCAGTCCTGCAGAAACCCAGAATCCTAACGAATTAGTTACTGAGGTATGCTACCCAGTGAGAAAGAAATAA
- a CDS encoding TenA family protein, with protein MSFMEETLKSVLPIWDSCIETPFVQEVKNGILPMEKFKNYMIQDSIYLKHYARIYGKAMYHSTTLKDIQLFYSALCFVTDTESAIRLSYLKRFGLTDSDIEGIEPLPENQNYIDFMMDMAEEGNICKILMAVLPCMLSYSYIFRKIAAEPETKKSRYWDFIEDYADERFVESCKLWSDFAEEKCAILPNHKKKELIGIFEKASLLELDFWKMAYN; from the coding sequence ATGTCATTTATGGAAGAAACATTGAAGAGTGTTTTACCTATTTGGGATAGCTGCATAGAAACTCCTTTTGTACAGGAAGTAAAAAATGGGATCTTACCAATGGAGAAATTTAAGAATTACATGATTCAGGATAGCATTTATTTAAAACACTATGCTCGAATCTATGGAAAAGCTATGTACCATTCCACAACATTAAAAGATATTCAACTATTTTATTCTGCACTCTGCTTTGTAACTGATACAGAATCAGCTATTCGGCTAAGCTATTTAAAGCGATTTGGATTAACAGACAGTGATATCGAAGGTATTGAGCCGCTTCCTGAGAATCAAAATTATATAGATTTTATGATGGATATGGCCGAGGAAGGTAATATATGTAAAATCTTGATGGCGGTTTTGCCCTGTATGTTAAGTTACAGTTATATATTCAGAAAAATAGCTGCTGAACCTGAGACCAAAAAATCAAGGTATTGGGATTTCATTGAGGATTATGCTGACGAACGCTTTGTAGAGAGCTGTAAACTGTGGAGTGACTTTGCCGAAGAAAAATGTGCTATCTTACCAAATCATAAAAAGAAAGAACTCATAGGCATTTTTGAAAAGGCAAGTTTGTTGGAGCTTGATTTCTGGAAGATGGCTTATAATTAA
- the thiD gene encoding bifunctional hydroxymethylpyrimidine kinase/phosphomethylpyrimidine kinase, giving the protein MKKVLSIAGSDCSGGAGIQADLKTFSAHGVFGMSVIVSVVAENTSRVIDIQDITPDMIKKQIDAVFEDIEVDGVKIGMLSTPACMNAVAEKLKEYHPANVVIDPVMYAKNGCPLMEPTAVDTLIKVIIPLADVLTPNIPEAEKIANMRITSVADMETAAKKICAMGCKAIVVKGGHASGSALDVLYDGKDLYHFETPRIATKNTHGTGCTFSSAIASQLANGLSIKDAVQKAKAYVTTAIEHSLAIGKGNGPTHHFYELYQHGLRI; this is encoded by the coding sequence ATGAAAAAAGTTTTGAGCATTGCTGGATCTGATTGTAGCGGTGGTGCAGGAATACAAGCAGATTTAAAGACATTCTCGGCCCATGGCGTTTTTGGTATGAGTGTCATTGTTTCTGTTGTTGCGGAAAATACGAGTAGAGTTATAGATATACAGGATATAACGCCGGATATGATCAAGAAACAGATTGACGCTGTATTTGAGGATATTGAGGTGGATGGGGTAAAAATCGGTATGCTTTCTACTCCGGCCTGTATGAACGCCGTTGCTGAAAAGCTTAAAGAATACCATCCTGCGAATGTGGTCATTGATCCGGTAATGTATGCGAAAAATGGTTGTCCACTAATGGAACCTACCGCAGTGGATACATTAATTAAGGTGATTATTCCACTTGCAGATGTGTTGACACCAAATATCCCTGAAGCCGAAAAAATTGCTAATATGCGAATTACATCTGTGGCAGATATGGAAACTGCTGCAAAAAAAATCTGTGCAATGGGCTGTAAAGCTATTGTGGTAAAGGGGGGGCACGCTTCTGGCAGCGCATTGGATGTTTTATATGACGGAAAAGATTTATATCATTTTGAAACTCCACGTATTGCTACAAAGAACACACACGGTACAGGATGCACTTTTTCATCTGCTATAGCTTCGCAGCTTGCAAATGGATTATCGATAAAAGATGCTGTTCAAAAGGCAAAGGCTTATGTCACGACAGCGATTGAACATTCCCTTGCCATTGGAAAAGGAAACGGTCCAACACATCATTTTTATGAGCTTTATCAGCATGGCCTGCGCATATAA
- the thiE gene encoding thiamine phosphate synthase, translated as MKMKNDYTLYLVTDRSLMSTKTLQEAVEQAIAGGCTMVQLREKNIGSLDFFTLAKDIKQITDSHQVPLIINDRIDIALSVNASGVHLGQSDIPASVARKIIGKDRLLGVSVSTVQEALKAQSDGADYLGVGAMFPTGTKTDAQAVSMEELLNIRQAVSLPIVVIGGINKENATSFRDAGIDGLAVVSAIISQPDIKTAAEELKRLFQKGGAGGNEF; from the coding sequence ATGAAAATGAAAAATGATTATACACTTTATCTTGTGACGGACCGGAGTCTGATGAGTACCAAAACCTTACAAGAGGCTGTTGAACAAGCAATAGCAGGCGGATGTACAATGGTGCAGTTAAGAGAAAAGAATATAGGATCCCTAGACTTTTTTACATTGGCAAAAGACATTAAACAGATTACGGATAGTCATCAAGTTCCACTTATCATCAACGATCGGATTGATATTGCCTTGTCGGTAAACGCTTCAGGGGTACATCTTGGACAAAGTGATATTCCTGCATCGGTGGCTCGGAAAATCATTGGCAAAGATAGACTTTTAGGCGTGTCAGTTTCTACCGTCCAGGAAGCTCTAAAAGCGCAAAGCGATGGAGCTGATTATCTAGGCGTGGGAGCCATGTTTCCGACAGGCACAAAAACAGATGCACAAGCTGTTTCAATGGAAGAATTGCTGAATATTCGGCAAGCAGTATCTCTTCCCATAGTTGTAATCGGAGGTATTAACAAGGAAAACGCTACCTCTTTTCGGGATGCAGGTATAGATGGCTTGGCTGTAGTATCTGCTATTATTTCACAGCCTGATATAAAAACTGCCGCCGAGGAATTAAAGCGCTTATTCCAAAAAGGGGGGGCTGGTGGCAATGAATTTTGA
- a CDS encoding HAD family phosphatase has product MNFEAAIFDLDGTLLNSMDVWEKIDIAFLSKRGLPVHPDYVMDICALSFEEAAQYTIELFELNETVPDIIEEWNAMAAYEYAHHVRLMPYTYEYLLRLKALHIKLAVATGLPEELYKPCLINNGIYNMFDFLCSTEQVQRGKEYPDIFLFVSNGLGVSPQKCIVFEDVLPAVRSAKQVGMITYGVYDKYSAHNEEKIRAIADGYIYDFRNAPLPQKER; this is encoded by the coding sequence ATGAATTTTGAAGCAGCTATCTTTGATTTGGATGGCACCTTACTGAATTCTATGGATGTATGGGAAAAAATTGATATTGCTTTTCTATCCAAGCGAGGCCTGCCAGTTCATCCTGATTATGTAATGGATATCTGTGCCCTAAGTTTTGAGGAAGCGGCACAATACACAATTGAACTATTTGAACTGAATGAAACTGTTCCAGACATTATTGAAGAATGGAACGCTATGGCGGCATATGAATATGCTCACCATGTTCGTTTAATGCCATATACTTATGAATATCTTTTGCGATTGAAGGCTCTCCACATAAAGCTGGCAGTTGCAACTGGATTGCCCGAAGAATTGTACAAGCCCTGTCTGATAAATAATGGCATATATAATATGTTTGATTTTTTGTGTTCTACCGAACAGGTACAAAGAGGCAAAGAATACCCTGATATATTTTTGTTTGTTTCTAATGGATTAGGAGTCTCTCCGCAGAAATGTATTGTTTTTGAAGATGTTTTACCGGCTGTTAGAAGCGCCAAACAAGTAGGAATGATTACATATGGGGTATATGACAAATATTCAGCACATAATGAGGAGAAAATTAGAGCAATTGCAGATGGTTATATTTATGACTTTCGTAATGCGCCTTTGCCTCAAAAGGAGAGATGA
- a CDS encoding DUF5714 domain-containing protein: MEKVNKTKHRNDCMICGKELMYFEYYKEVECVYCHKTFKSNVTCLDGHYICDICHSIDSIDLIENYCRETNKTNPIEMATELMKNPSINMHGPEHHFLVPAVLLTSYYNIIDKKDMKTRKLAIAKIRAKDIKGGFCGFYGNCGAAVGTGIYMSIILEATPLTKESWGLANLMTGTTLISLAKIGGPRCCKRNVFASIKEAAKFTDEHFKIKLYDYEKYSPICSFRLRNRECLKGECPYYE, encoded by the coding sequence ATGGAAAAAGTAAATAAGACGAAACATAGGAATGATTGCATGATATGTGGCAAAGAATTAATGTATTTTGAATATTATAAAGAAGTAGAATGTGTATATTGCCATAAAACATTTAAATCTAATGTTACTTGTTTAGATGGGCATTATATTTGTGATATATGTCATTCAATAGATTCTATTGATTTGATAGAGAACTATTGTAGAGAAACAAATAAGACAAATCCTATTGAAATGGCAACTGAGTTAATGAAAAATCCATCGATAAATATGCATGGACCAGAGCATCATTTTCTTGTACCAGCTGTTCTTTTAACATCTTATTATAATATAATAGATAAAAAAGATATGAAAACAAGAAAACTTGCAATAGCTAAGATAAGAGCTAAAGATATTAAAGGGGGATTTTGTGGATTTTACGGTAATTGTGGAGCAGCAGTAGGTACTGGTATATATATGAGTATTATTTTAGAGGCAACTCCATTAACAAAAGAAAGCTGGGGTCTAGCTAATCTAATGACAGGTACTACTTTAATATCATTGGCAAAGATAGGCGGTCCTAGATGCTGTAAAAGGAATGTATTTGCCTCTATAAAAGAAGCAGCAAAATTTACAGATGAACATTTTAAGATAAAGCTCTATGATTATGAAAAGTATTCTCCTATTTGCAGTTTTAGATTAAGAAATAGAGAGTGTTTAAAGGGTGAATGTCCTTACTATGAGTAA
- a CDS encoding MBL fold metallo-hydrolase, producing MKIEYIYHSGFSVETDDYFLVFDYYKGNINLSNKKNIIFSSHGHDDHFNPEIFQWSKRQPDISYILSSDIKAKSSLNTYIMNPYELLNIHGITIKSFGSTDLGLSFLVKVDSKTIFFAGDLNWWHWDDDSEDEKLLMEKSFKDEISKIKGESIDIAFFPVDPRLKDSFYIGGEYFIKELNPKVFIPMHFGDNFETTTYFKQKVSYSSSQVIEIYKRNQIIEFTEKTN from the coding sequence ATGAAAATCGAGTATATTTATCATAGTGGTTTTTCTGTTGAAACTGATGATTACTTTCTAGTTTTTGATTATTATAAAGGCAATATTAATTTAAGCAATAAAAAAAACATTATCTTTTCAAGTCACGGACATGATGACCACTTTAATCCAGAAATCTTTCAATGGTCTAAAAGACAACCAGATATCTCATACATCTTAAGTAGTGATATTAAAGCCAAGTCTTCTCTCAATACTTATATAATGAACCCATACGAATTGCTAAATATACATGGTATAACTATTAAGTCCTTTGGCTCGACGGACCTAGGGTTATCTTTTTTAGTCAAAGTTGATAGTAAGACTATTTTCTTTGCAGGTGATTTGAACTGGTGGCATTGGGATGATGATAGCGAAGATGAAAAGCTACTTATGGAAAAATCCTTTAAGGATGAAATAAGTAAAATTAAAGGTGAAAGTATTGATATAGCATTTTTTCCAGTTGATCCTCGTCTTAAAGACAGCTTTTATATTGGAGGAGAATATTTCATTAAGGAATTAAACCCGAAGGTTTTTATTCCGATGCATTTTGGAGACAACTTCGAAACTACTACATATTTTAAGCAAAAAGTAAGTTACTCTTCATCTCAAGTTATAGAAATATATAAAAGAAACCAAATAATCGAGTTTACAGAAAAAACTAATTGA